A portion of the Bombus terrestris chromosome 3, iyBomTerr1.2, whole genome shotgun sequence genome contains these proteins:
- the LOC100650987 gene encoding serine/threonine-protein kinase tousled-like 2 isoform X1, translated as MTDNCWNSGGGAGVKMEHFQATLDPRKQELLEARFLGARMSAGSQIQMAPQSTVNSGQSVHSQDSNMSTGSSHSDKEVDPNTPEKVPRTPSERKRKRKADDGGGGVTGGPIGSKGSRSVAALENKKINEYFPKHHLGNSPIRHGGAKSPSPQQGYPMYPPSPQQLLSPQVTTPNSSVAEFSSLMQPPRPHPQPPPPPPPASTQPAGSMVSKQVQVRPTNLSRTSQVRQAKTNTPNTELTCQRIQEFETQASSDLELRNNKIDELNRTTDELRHQMANQQKLIEQHKSHINKCIDVVKKLLKEKSNIEKKEARQKCMQNRLRLGQFVTQRVGATFQENWTDGYAFQELARRQEEIATEREEIDKQKKLLLKKRPSNSETGRKRSQPQPSLHNGTEATFLKPDAVPGSYTWQEYYEADEILKLRQSALKKEDADLQLEMEKLERERNLHIRELKRIHNEDQSRFNSHPVLNERYLLLMLLGKGGFSEVHKAFDLKEQRYVACKVHQLNKDWKEDKKANYIKHALREYNIHKALDHPRVVKLYDVFEIDANSFCTVLEYCDGHDLDFYLKQHKTIPEREARSIVMQVVSALKYLNEIKPPVIHYDLKPGNILLTEGNVCGEIKITDFGLSKVMDEENYNPDHGMDLTSQGAGTYWYLPPECFVIGKNPPKISSKVDVWSVGVIFYQCLYGKKPFGHNQSQATILEENTILKATEVQFANKPTVSNEAKSFIRSCLAYRKEERIDVLTLARHEYLQPPVPKHGRQANNQQQQQQQQQIQQQQQTSFSIGMFSGMNASSSS; from the exons atGTCTGCTGGGTCACAAATTCAGATGGCACCTCAATCAACTGTAAACTCTGGTCAGTCAGTTCATAGTCAAGACTCGAACATGAGCACTG GCTCATCACATAGTGATAAGGAGGTAGATCCAAATACTCCAGAAAAGGTACCAAGAACTCCTtcagaaaggaaaaggaaacgtAAAGCTGATGATGGAGGTGGGGGAGTTACTGGGGGACCTATAGGAAGCAAGGGGTCTAGATCTGTTGCTGctcttgaaaataaaaaaataaatgagtATTTTCCAAAGCATCATTTGGGTAATAGCCCCATTCGGCATGGGGGTGCTAAAAGTCCTTCACCTCAACAGGGATATCCTAtg TATCCACCATCGCCTCAACAACTCCTTTCACCACAAGTAACAACACCCAATTCTTCAGTGGCAGAATTTTCTTCACTGATGCAGCCGCCAAGACCTCATCCTCaacctccacctcctcctccaccaGCCTCAACACAACCTGCAGGCTCGATGGTCAGCAAGCAGGTGCAGGTAAGGCCTACCAACCTCAGTAGGACAAGCCAGGTCAGGCAAGCGAAGACTAACACCCCAAAT aCAGAACTTACTTGCCAGAGGATACAAGAATTTGAAACTCAAGCCTCTTCAGACTTAGAATTACGTAACAACAAAATTGATGAATTAAATAga acaACTGATGAACTTAGGCATCAAATGGCTAATcaacaaaaattaattgaacAGCACAAATCTCATATAAATAAGTGTATAGATGTTGTAAAGAagctattaaaagaaaaatcaaacaTAGAAAAAAAGGAGGCTAGGCAAAAGTGTATGCAAAATAGACTGAGGTTGGGTCAATTTGTAACTCAAAGGGTGGGTGCAACGTTTCAAGAAAATTGGACGGATGGTTATGCGTTTCAAGAATTAGCTCGACGGCAAGAAGAAATCGCAACTGAACGAGAAGAAATTGATAAACAAAAAAAGCTACTACTCAAAAAAAGGCCATCGAACAGTGAAACTGGTAGGAAACGTAGTCAGCCTCAACCTTCTTTGCATAATGGCACAGAAGCTACATTCTTAAAGCCAGATGCAGTACCTGGATCTTATACGTGGCAAGAGTATTATGAAGCTGATGAAATACTCAAG TTAAGACAAAGTGCGTTGAAAAAAGAAGACGCTGATCTGCAATTAGAAATGGAAAAACTCGAAAGAGAACGAAACTTGCACATTAGGGAACTGAAACGTATTCACAACGAGGACCAATCGAGATTCAATTCTCATCCTGTATTGAATGAACGTTACCTTTTATTAATGTTGTTAGGAAAAGGTGGCTTCAGCGAAGTGCATAAG GCATTTGACTTAAAAGAGCAACGATATGTCGCCTGTAAAGTGCATCAACTAAATAAAGACTGGAAAGAAGATAAGAAAGCTAATTATATTAA GCATGCGTTACGAGAATACAATATACATAAAGCTCTTGATCATCCTCGTGTTGTGAAATTGTATGATGTATTTGAAATCGACGCCAATTCTTTTTGTACTGTCTTGGAATATTGTGATGGCCATGATTTAGATTTTTATCTTAAGCAG caTAAGACTATACCTGAAAGAGAAGCAAGATCTATTGTTATGCAAGTTGTATCTGCATTAAAGTACCTCAATGAAATAAAACCCCCAGTCATACATTATGATTTAAAGCCTG gtaatatattattaactgAAGGTAATGTTTGtggagaaataaaaataacggaTTTCGGGTTAAGTAAAGTAATGGATGAGGAAAATTATAATCCAGACCATGGAATGGATTTAACATCTCAAGGAGCTGGTACCTATTG GTATCTCCCACCAGAGTGTTTTGTTATTGGTAAAAATCCTCCAAAAATATCATCGAAAGTTGATGTTTGGAGTGTAGgagttatattttatcaatgtcTATATGGCAAAAAG CCTTTTGGACATAATCAATCTCAAGCTACAATTTTAGAAGAGAATACAATTTTGAAAGCCACTGAAGTTCAATTTGCAAATAAACCAACTGTTAGCAACGAAGCAAAG AGTTTCATAAGAAGTTGCCTAGCATATAGGAAAGAAGAGCGCATAGATGTGTTGACATTAGCTAGACATGAATATCTACAACCTCCAGTGCCAAAACATGGCCGTCAAGCGAATaatcagcaacaacagcaacaacaacaacagattcagcagcagcaacaaaccTCATTTAGTATTGGCATGTTTAGTGGTATGAACGCGTCAAGCAGTTCGTAG
- the LOC100650987 gene encoding serine/threonine-protein kinase tousled-like 2 isoform X7, with translation MTDNCWNSGGGAGVKMEHFQATLDPRKQELLEARFLGARMSAGSQIQMAPQSTVNSGQSVHSQDSNMSTGSSHSDKEVDPNTPEKVPRTPSERKRKRKADDGGGGVTGGPIGSKGSRSVAALENKKINEYFPKHHLGNSPIRHGGAKSPSPQQGYPMTELTCQRIQEFETQASSDLELRNNKIDELNRTTDELRHQMANQQKLIEQHKSHINKCIDVVKKLLKEKSNIEKKEARQKCMQNRLRLGQFVTQRVGATFQENWTDGYAFQELARRQEEIATEREEIDKQKKLLLKKRPSNSETGRKRSQPQPSLHNGTEATFLKPDAVPGSYTWQEYYEADEILKLRQSALKKEDADLQLEMEKLERERNLHIRELKRIHNEDQSRFNSHPVLNERYLLLMLLGKGGFSEVHKAFDLKEQRYVACKVHQLNKDWKEDKKANYIKHALREYNIHKALDHPRVVKLYDVFEIDANSFCTVLEYCDGHDLDFYLKQHKTIPEREARSIVMQVVSALKYLNEIKPPVIHYDLKPGNILLTEGNVCGEIKITDFGLSKVMDEENYNPDHGMDLTSQGAGTYWYLPPECFVIGKNPPKISSKVDVWSVGVIFYQCLYGKKPFGHNQSQATILEENTILKATEVQFANKPTVSNEAKSFIRSCLAYRKEERIDVLTLARHEYLQPPVPKHGRQANNQQQQQQQQQIQQQQQTSFSIGMFSGMNASSSS, from the exons atGTCTGCTGGGTCACAAATTCAGATGGCACCTCAATCAACTGTAAACTCTGGTCAGTCAGTTCATAGTCAAGACTCGAACATGAGCACTG GCTCATCACATAGTGATAAGGAGGTAGATCCAAATACTCCAGAAAAGGTACCAAGAACTCCTtcagaaaggaaaaggaaacgtAAAGCTGATGATGGAGGTGGGGGAGTTACTGGGGGACCTATAGGAAGCAAGGGGTCTAGATCTGTTGCTGctcttgaaaataaaaaaataaatgagtATTTTCCAAAGCATCATTTGGGTAATAGCCCCATTCGGCATGGGGGTGCTAAAAGTCCTTCACCTCAACAGGGATATCCTAtg aCAGAACTTACTTGCCAGAGGATACAAGAATTTGAAACTCAAGCCTCTTCAGACTTAGAATTACGTAACAACAAAATTGATGAATTAAATAga acaACTGATGAACTTAGGCATCAAATGGCTAATcaacaaaaattaattgaacAGCACAAATCTCATATAAATAAGTGTATAGATGTTGTAAAGAagctattaaaagaaaaatcaaacaTAGAAAAAAAGGAGGCTAGGCAAAAGTGTATGCAAAATAGACTGAGGTTGGGTCAATTTGTAACTCAAAGGGTGGGTGCAACGTTTCAAGAAAATTGGACGGATGGTTATGCGTTTCAAGAATTAGCTCGACGGCAAGAAGAAATCGCAACTGAACGAGAAGAAATTGATAAACAAAAAAAGCTACTACTCAAAAAAAGGCCATCGAACAGTGAAACTGGTAGGAAACGTAGTCAGCCTCAACCTTCTTTGCATAATGGCACAGAAGCTACATTCTTAAAGCCAGATGCAGTACCTGGATCTTATACGTGGCAAGAGTATTATGAAGCTGATGAAATACTCAAG TTAAGACAAAGTGCGTTGAAAAAAGAAGACGCTGATCTGCAATTAGAAATGGAAAAACTCGAAAGAGAACGAAACTTGCACATTAGGGAACTGAAACGTATTCACAACGAGGACCAATCGAGATTCAATTCTCATCCTGTATTGAATGAACGTTACCTTTTATTAATGTTGTTAGGAAAAGGTGGCTTCAGCGAAGTGCATAAG GCATTTGACTTAAAAGAGCAACGATATGTCGCCTGTAAAGTGCATCAACTAAATAAAGACTGGAAAGAAGATAAGAAAGCTAATTATATTAA GCATGCGTTACGAGAATACAATATACATAAAGCTCTTGATCATCCTCGTGTTGTGAAATTGTATGATGTATTTGAAATCGACGCCAATTCTTTTTGTACTGTCTTGGAATATTGTGATGGCCATGATTTAGATTTTTATCTTAAGCAG caTAAGACTATACCTGAAAGAGAAGCAAGATCTATTGTTATGCAAGTTGTATCTGCATTAAAGTACCTCAATGAAATAAAACCCCCAGTCATACATTATGATTTAAAGCCTG gtaatatattattaactgAAGGTAATGTTTGtggagaaataaaaataacggaTTTCGGGTTAAGTAAAGTAATGGATGAGGAAAATTATAATCCAGACCATGGAATGGATTTAACATCTCAAGGAGCTGGTACCTATTG GTATCTCCCACCAGAGTGTTTTGTTATTGGTAAAAATCCTCCAAAAATATCATCGAAAGTTGATGTTTGGAGTGTAGgagttatattttatcaatgtcTATATGGCAAAAAG CCTTTTGGACATAATCAATCTCAAGCTACAATTTTAGAAGAGAATACAATTTTGAAAGCCACTGAAGTTCAATTTGCAAATAAACCAACTGTTAGCAACGAAGCAAAG AGTTTCATAAGAAGTTGCCTAGCATATAGGAAAGAAGAGCGCATAGATGTGTTGACATTAGCTAGACATGAATATCTACAACCTCCAGTGCCAAAACATGGCCGTCAAGCGAATaatcagcaacaacagcaacaacaacaacagattcagcagcagcaacaaaccTCATTTAGTATTGGCATGTTTAGTGGTATGAACGCGTCAAGCAGTTCGTAG
- the LOC100650987 gene encoding serine/threonine-protein kinase tousled-like 2 isoform X3 — translation MTDNCWNSGGGAGVKMEHFQATLDPRKQELLEARFLGARMSAGSQIQMAPQSTVNSGQSVHSQDSNMSTGSSHSDKEVDPNTPEKVPRTPSERKRKRKADDGGGGVTGGPIGSKGSRSVAALENKKINEYFPKHHLGNSPIRHGGAKSPSPQQGYPMYPPSPQQLLSPQVTTPNSSVAEFSSLMQPPRPHPQPPPPPPPASTQPAGSMVSKQVQTELTCQRIQEFETQASSDLELRNNKIDELNRTTDELRHQMANQQKLIEQHKSHINKCIDVVKKLLKEKSNIEKKEARQKCMQNRLRLGQFVTQRVGATFQENWTDGYAFQELARRQEEIATEREEIDKQKKLLLKKRPSNSETGRKRSQPQPSLHNGTEATFLKPDAVPGSYTWQEYYEADEILKLRQSALKKEDADLQLEMEKLERERNLHIRELKRIHNEDQSRFNSHPVLNERYLLLMLLGKGGFSEVHKAFDLKEQRYVACKVHQLNKDWKEDKKANYIKHALREYNIHKALDHPRVVKLYDVFEIDANSFCTVLEYCDGHDLDFYLKQHKTIPEREARSIVMQVVSALKYLNEIKPPVIHYDLKPGNILLTEGNVCGEIKITDFGLSKVMDEENYNPDHGMDLTSQGAGTYWYLPPECFVIGKNPPKISSKVDVWSVGVIFYQCLYGKKPFGHNQSQATILEENTILKATEVQFANKPTVSNEAKSFIRSCLAYRKEERIDVLTLARHEYLQPPVPKHGRQANNQQQQQQQQQIQQQQQTSFSIGMFSGMNASSSS, via the exons atGTCTGCTGGGTCACAAATTCAGATGGCACCTCAATCAACTGTAAACTCTGGTCAGTCAGTTCATAGTCAAGACTCGAACATGAGCACTG GCTCATCACATAGTGATAAGGAGGTAGATCCAAATACTCCAGAAAAGGTACCAAGAACTCCTtcagaaaggaaaaggaaacgtAAAGCTGATGATGGAGGTGGGGGAGTTACTGGGGGACCTATAGGAAGCAAGGGGTCTAGATCTGTTGCTGctcttgaaaataaaaaaataaatgagtATTTTCCAAAGCATCATTTGGGTAATAGCCCCATTCGGCATGGGGGTGCTAAAAGTCCTTCACCTCAACAGGGATATCCTAtg TATCCACCATCGCCTCAACAACTCCTTTCACCACAAGTAACAACACCCAATTCTTCAGTGGCAGAATTTTCTTCACTGATGCAGCCGCCAAGACCTCATCCTCaacctccacctcctcctccaccaGCCTCAACACAACCTGCAGGCTCGATGGTCAGCAAGCAGGTGCAG aCAGAACTTACTTGCCAGAGGATACAAGAATTTGAAACTCAAGCCTCTTCAGACTTAGAATTACGTAACAACAAAATTGATGAATTAAATAga acaACTGATGAACTTAGGCATCAAATGGCTAATcaacaaaaattaattgaacAGCACAAATCTCATATAAATAAGTGTATAGATGTTGTAAAGAagctattaaaagaaaaatcaaacaTAGAAAAAAAGGAGGCTAGGCAAAAGTGTATGCAAAATAGACTGAGGTTGGGTCAATTTGTAACTCAAAGGGTGGGTGCAACGTTTCAAGAAAATTGGACGGATGGTTATGCGTTTCAAGAATTAGCTCGACGGCAAGAAGAAATCGCAACTGAACGAGAAGAAATTGATAAACAAAAAAAGCTACTACTCAAAAAAAGGCCATCGAACAGTGAAACTGGTAGGAAACGTAGTCAGCCTCAACCTTCTTTGCATAATGGCACAGAAGCTACATTCTTAAAGCCAGATGCAGTACCTGGATCTTATACGTGGCAAGAGTATTATGAAGCTGATGAAATACTCAAG TTAAGACAAAGTGCGTTGAAAAAAGAAGACGCTGATCTGCAATTAGAAATGGAAAAACTCGAAAGAGAACGAAACTTGCACATTAGGGAACTGAAACGTATTCACAACGAGGACCAATCGAGATTCAATTCTCATCCTGTATTGAATGAACGTTACCTTTTATTAATGTTGTTAGGAAAAGGTGGCTTCAGCGAAGTGCATAAG GCATTTGACTTAAAAGAGCAACGATATGTCGCCTGTAAAGTGCATCAACTAAATAAAGACTGGAAAGAAGATAAGAAAGCTAATTATATTAA GCATGCGTTACGAGAATACAATATACATAAAGCTCTTGATCATCCTCGTGTTGTGAAATTGTATGATGTATTTGAAATCGACGCCAATTCTTTTTGTACTGTCTTGGAATATTGTGATGGCCATGATTTAGATTTTTATCTTAAGCAG caTAAGACTATACCTGAAAGAGAAGCAAGATCTATTGTTATGCAAGTTGTATCTGCATTAAAGTACCTCAATGAAATAAAACCCCCAGTCATACATTATGATTTAAAGCCTG gtaatatattattaactgAAGGTAATGTTTGtggagaaataaaaataacggaTTTCGGGTTAAGTAAAGTAATGGATGAGGAAAATTATAATCCAGACCATGGAATGGATTTAACATCTCAAGGAGCTGGTACCTATTG GTATCTCCCACCAGAGTGTTTTGTTATTGGTAAAAATCCTCCAAAAATATCATCGAAAGTTGATGTTTGGAGTGTAGgagttatattttatcaatgtcTATATGGCAAAAAG CCTTTTGGACATAATCAATCTCAAGCTACAATTTTAGAAGAGAATACAATTTTGAAAGCCACTGAAGTTCAATTTGCAAATAAACCAACTGTTAGCAACGAAGCAAAG AGTTTCATAAGAAGTTGCCTAGCATATAGGAAAGAAGAGCGCATAGATGTGTTGACATTAGCTAGACATGAATATCTACAACCTCCAGTGCCAAAACATGGCCGTCAAGCGAATaatcagcaacaacagcaacaacaacaacagattcagcagcagcaacaaaccTCATTTAGTATTGGCATGTTTAGTGGTATGAACGCGTCAAGCAGTTCGTAG